A stretch of Chitinophaga caeni DNA encodes these proteins:
- the nth gene encoding endonuclease III has product MTKKERYEYVIRYFEEHAPDAETELIYDNPYQLLVAVILSAQCTDKRVNMTTPAIFEKYPTVQDLSTATVEELFPLIKSISYPNNKTKHLIGMAKMVTEEYNGEIPKTVPELIKLPGVGRKTANVITSVIDHQPNMAVDTHVFRVSARIGLTTNAKTVLQAEKQLVQNFPADKIHIAHHWLILHGRYVCIARNPKCGICGIRPACKYYQKITKPA; this is encoded by the coding sequence ATGACAAAGAAGGAACGTTATGAATATGTCATCCGCTATTTCGAGGAACATGCCCCGGACGCGGAAACGGAATTGATATATGACAATCCCTACCAATTATTGGTAGCCGTCATCCTTTCAGCCCAGTGTACCGACAAGAGGGTGAATATGACTACGCCGGCTATATTCGAAAAATACCCTACCGTGCAAGATCTTAGTACGGCAACGGTAGAAGAATTATTTCCCTTGATTAAAAGCATTAGTTACCCCAATAATAAAACGAAGCACCTCATCGGCATGGCCAAAATGGTGACGGAAGAATATAACGGCGAAATTCCTAAAACGGTACCCGAGTTAATTAAGCTCCCCGGCGTCGGGCGTAAAACTGCCAACGTAATTACTTCCGTGATCGATCATCAACCCAATATGGCCGTGGATACCCATGTATTCAGGGTTTCGGCGCGCATCGGTTTAACAACGAACGCTAAAACGGTCTTGCAAGCTGAAAAACAATTGGTCCAAAATTTCCCGGCAGACAAAATTCACATAGCACACCATTGGTTGATATTACATGGCCGGTATGTTTGTATTGCCCGTAATCCGAAATGCGGCATTTGCGGCATCAGGCCCGCCTGTAAGTACTACCAGAAAATTACGAAACCTGCATAG
- a CDS encoding nucleoside permease produces the protein MKFITRFQLSFMMFLEYFIWGAWYVTVSTYLAKYLDASPVQIGAAYTALAIATMISPVFVGTIADKYFSAQKVMGFLHITGAVLLYLMTFIGDADAFFWAILVYSLLYMPTIALSNNIAFYQLSDTGKQFPAIRVFGTVGWIVSGVLNSWLHFENTVAIFYLAAGVSLFLGIFSLSLPNTPPKPAIKSSVAQSLGMDALVLLKDRAYLIFFIAAVLICIPLSFYYEQANLFLNDVGMQNVSAKMVLGQASEAIFILAIPFLFYRIGVKNMLILGMFAWVLRYVCFAYGDVDANVWMLYAGIVLHGVCYDFFFVTGYMYTENKAHASIKNAAQGLFTFATYGAGMVIGTWFSGLVAHYYMVDQQHQWIKIWMVPVYIALVVLVFFIFFFKDKSAAATQQPTE, from the coding sequence ATGAAGTTCATTACCCGCTTCCAACTATCCTTCATGATGTTCCTCGAGTATTTTATCTGGGGAGCATGGTATGTTACGGTAAGTACATACCTCGCCAAGTACCTCGATGCTTCGCCGGTGCAAATCGGTGCGGCTTATACCGCCTTGGCCATTGCCACGATGATCTCCCCCGTTTTTGTCGGGACGATTGCCGATAAGTATTTCTCAGCGCAAAAGGTGATGGGCTTCTTACATATTACAGGCGCAGTATTACTTTACCTGATGACTTTCATCGGGGATGCCGATGCATTCTTCTGGGCAATACTGGTATATTCATTGTTATATATGCCTACTATTGCTTTATCAAATAATATTGCCTTTTACCAACTTAGCGATACCGGCAAACAGTTTCCCGCAATACGGGTATTCGGAACGGTGGGCTGGATTGTATCGGGCGTATTAAATAGCTGGTTGCATTTTGAAAACACGGTAGCCATTTTCTATTTAGCGGCAGGGGTTTCATTATTTCTCGGTATATTTTCATTGTCACTTCCTAATACGCCACCGAAGCCGGCCATCAAAAGTTCCGTGGCGCAATCGCTGGGTATGGATGCCCTGGTATTATTGAAAGACAGAGCATATCTCATATTTTTCATAGCAGCTGTACTCATTTGTATTCCATTATCATTTTATTATGAGCAAGCCAATTTATTTTTGAATGATGTCGGGATGCAAAACGTAAGCGCCAAGATGGTTTTAGGGCAAGCATCGGAAGCGATTTTCATCCTGGCAATACCTTTCCTGTTTTATAGGATCGGTGTGAAGAACATGCTCATCCTCGGTATGTTTGCCTGGGTATTACGCTATGTATGCTTTGCCTATGGCGATGTGGATGCAAATGTTTGGATGTTGTATGCCGGCATCGTGTTACACGGGGTATGTTATGATTTCTTTTTCGTAACCGGTTATATGTATACCGAAAATAAGGCTCATGCAAGTATTAAGAATGCGGCGCAGGGTTTATTTACATTTGCTACTTACGGCGCCGGAATGGTTATCGGCACATGGTTCTCCGGGCTGGTGGCACATTATTACATGGTGGATCAACAACATCAATGGATCAAAATTTGGATGGTGCCGGTGTATATAGCGCTCGTAGTCCTAGTGTTTTTTATTTTCTTTTTTAAAGACAAATCTGCTGCCGCAACGCAGCAACCAACGGAATAA
- a CDS encoding Gfo/Idh/MocA family protein — MAKIAMLGSGFIGRFYADSLQGQRSRDKIVSIYSRREESAKKFAEDYKVPHFTTAMLESIQHPDVEVVCISLPNHLHEAAVLACCDAKKAVICTKPLGRNAEEAKRMLEAVEKAGIFHGYLEDLVYTPKFIKAWESVRAGALGKILWAKSRETHPGPHSDWFWDIEQAGGGCILDLGCHCVEIGRTFIGKDIKPVEVMCWADTQVKPIDAEDHAIGLVKYENGAIGQFEVSWTFRGGLDLRDEVMGSEGTIWLNSFLRTGFDMFTSGKGADYVAEKAESNAGWLFPVGDELNELGYNHMFTDMFNAMENDQLPRETFYDGYVVNAILDAAYKSAKSKLWEPVKLEIWRGKEGVEKLSSRTDYDDQYYLIKEEMTHYGSKKLILKDKKTGQVVEKVLSE, encoded by the coding sequence ATGGCTAAAATTGCAATGCTCGGCTCGGGTTTTATCGGGCGTTTTTACGCGGATTCTTTACAAGGACAAAGAAGTAGGGATAAAATCGTTAGTATCTATTCCCGCCGCGAAGAGAGTGCGAAGAAGTTCGCTGAAGATTACAAAGTTCCACATTTCACGACGGCTATGCTGGAATCTATTCAACATCCTGATGTGGAAGTAGTATGTATTTCATTGCCTAACCATTTACACGAAGCGGCTGTTTTGGCTTGCTGCGATGCCAAGAAGGCGGTGATCTGTACCAAACCCCTTGGTAGAAATGCGGAAGAAGCCAAAAGAATGTTGGAAGCAGTTGAAAAAGCAGGCATCTTCCACGGGTATTTAGAGGACCTGGTGTATACTCCTAAGTTTATCAAGGCATGGGAAAGCGTGCGTGCAGGCGCCCTGGGAAAAATTCTTTGGGCCAAGTCAAGAGAAACACATCCCGGTCCACACAGTGATTGGTTCTGGGATATAGAACAAGCAGGCGGCGGCTGCATATTGGATTTGGGTTGCCACTGCGTGGAGATTGGGCGGACTTTTATCGGGAAGGATATCAAACCGGTAGAAGTCATGTGCTGGGCAGATACACAGGTAAAACCGATCGATGCCGAAGATCATGCCATCGGCTTGGTGAAATATGAAAACGGTGCCATCGGCCAGTTCGAAGTAAGCTGGACTTTCCGAGGTGGTTTGGATTTAAGGGATGAAGTAATGGGTTCGGAAGGTACGATATGGCTTAATAGTTTTTTAAGGACCGGTTTCGATATGTTCACTTCCGGTAAAGGAGCGGATTATGTAGCAGAAAAAGCAGAAAGTAATGCCGGCTGGCTCTTCCCCGTGGGCGATGAGTTGAATGAATTAGGCTACAACCATATGTTCACCGATATGTTTAATGCCATGGAAAATGATCAGCTCCCGAGGGAAACATTTTATGATGGATACGTAGTGAACGCTATCCTAGATGCCGCCTACAAATCTGCTAAGTCAAAATTATGGGAACCCGTTAAATTAGAGATATGGAGAGGGAAAGAAGGTGTTGAAAAATTGAGTTCAAGAACGGATTACGATGATCAATATTACCTCATCAAAGAAGAGATGACGCATTACGGAAGTAAAAAATTGATTTTAAAAGATAAGAAGACCGGGCAAGTAGTAGAGAAAGTGTTGTCGGAATAA
- a CDS encoding FtsB family cell division protein, which yields MAAKQPFKLPPLFSNKYFIGTVAFIIWLCFLDRYNLIAQFELSAEKSKMEHQKEFYLSEIEKNTRERQELLSSPEKLEKFAREKYFMKKDNEDLYIIVPEKSSH from the coding sequence ATGGCAGCCAAGCAACCGTTCAAATTACCCCCGCTATTTAGCAATAAATATTTCATCGGAACGGTGGCATTCATCATTTGGCTCTGTTTCCTCGACAGGTATAATCTCATCGCGCAATTTGAATTAAGCGCGGAAAAAAGTAAAATGGAACATCAAAAAGAGTTTTATTTATCCGAAATCGAGAAAAATACCCGGGAACGCCAGGAGTTATTGTCCAGCCCTGAAAAATTAGAAAAGTTTGCCCGGGAAAAATACTTCATGAAAAAAGATAATGAAGATCTGTATATTATAGTACCCGAGAAATCAAGCCATTAG